From Pandoraea norimbergensis, the proteins below share one genomic window:
- the glmS gene encoding glutamine--fructose-6-phosphate transaminase (isomerizing), translated as MCGIIGAVAQRDIVPNLIDGLKRLEYRGYDSCGVALYSDAQLVRARSVERVANLQEAVARDALSGYTGIAHTRWATHGKPVTENAHPHFSPREDAARIALSHNGIIENHEELHAMLEQQGYVFTSQTDSEVIAHLIDHLYNGDLFDAVKEAVSRLRGSYAIAVICRDEPHRIVGARDGMPLIVGVGEGENFLASDAIALANVTDQIVYLEDGDVVDVQLHRYWIVDAAGQRVARAVNTVAAHSGAADLGPYRYYMQKEIFEQPRAVADTLQDVTAIMPELFGDNAWRVFNKVESVLLLACGGSFHAALTAKYWIESLAQVPVSVEIASEYRYRESVPNPNTLVVAVSQSGETADVLGAVHVAQRLGMTHTLAICNVATSALARECELTFFTRAGVEIGVASTKAFTTQLVALFLLALTLAQARKRLSEEDEQHHLKALRHLPDAMSKVLALEPQIIAWAEQLTRRQDILFLGRGMHYPVAMEGALKMKEISYIHAEAYAAGELKHGPLALVSDQMPVVAVAPNDRLLEKLKSNMHEVSARNGKLYVFSDLDCGITPGPDLDVIRLTEHYGMLSPILHTIPMQLLAFHAALARGTDVDKPRNLAKSVTVE; from the coding sequence ATGTGTGGAATTATCGGTGCCGTTGCGCAGCGGGATATCGTGCCGAACCTGATCGACGGCCTGAAGCGGCTGGAGTATCGCGGTTATGACTCGTGCGGCGTCGCGCTCTACAGCGACGCGCAACTGGTGCGAGCGCGCAGTGTCGAGCGTGTCGCCAACTTGCAGGAAGCCGTGGCGCGCGACGCACTGTCGGGGTACACGGGCATCGCTCACACCCGTTGGGCGACGCATGGCAAGCCGGTGACTGAGAACGCGCATCCGCACTTTTCCCCGCGCGAAGACGCTGCGCGCATTGCGCTGTCGCACAACGGCATCATCGAGAACCACGAAGAACTGCACGCCATGCTTGAGCAGCAGGGTTACGTGTTCACGAGTCAGACGGACAGCGAGGTCATCGCACACCTGATCGACCATCTGTACAACGGCGATCTGTTCGATGCGGTCAAGGAGGCAGTGTCCCGCTTGCGCGGCAGCTACGCCATCGCCGTCATCTGCCGGGACGAACCGCATCGCATCGTGGGCGCACGCGATGGCATGCCGTTGATCGTTGGCGTGGGCGAAGGGGAGAATTTCCTCGCGTCCGACGCGATTGCACTCGCAAACGTGACCGATCAGATCGTGTATCTCGAAGACGGCGATGTCGTGGACGTGCAATTGCATCGCTACTGGATCGTCGACGCGGCGGGGCAGCGCGTGGCGCGTGCGGTCAATACGGTGGCGGCGCATAGTGGCGCGGCGGATCTGGGGCCGTATCGCTACTACATGCAGAAAGAGATTTTCGAGCAACCGCGTGCGGTGGCCGACACGTTGCAGGACGTTACGGCGATCATGCCGGAACTGTTTGGCGATAACGCGTGGCGGGTGTTCAACAAAGTTGAGTCGGTGTTGTTGCTCGCATGTGGCGGCAGCTTCCATGCGGCGTTGACGGCGAAGTATTGGATCGAGAGTCTCGCGCAGGTGCCTGTGAGCGTGGAGATTGCCAGCGAGTATCGCTATCGCGAAAGCGTGCCGAATCCGAACACGCTGGTGGTCGCGGTGTCACAGAGCGGGGAGACGGCGGACGTGCTGGGGGCGGTGCATGTCGCGCAACGTTTAGGCATGACGCACACGTTGGCGATCTGCAATGTGGCAACGAGCGCGTTGGCGCGTGAGTGTGAATTGACGTTCTTCACGCGAGCCGGGGTGGAGATCGGGGTGGCGTCTACGAAGGCTTTCACGACCCAGTTGGTTGCGCTGTTCTTGCTTGCGCTGACGCTGGCGCAAGCGCGGAAACGCTTGTCGGAGGAGGACGAGCAACATCATTTGAAAGCGCTTCGGCATTTGCCGGATGCCATGAGCAAGGTGTTGGCACTGGAGCCGCAGATCATCGCTTGGGCAGAGCAACTCACACGTCGGCAGGACATTCTCTTCCTCGGACGCGGCATGCATTACCCGGTGGCGATGGAGGGCGCGTTGAAGATGAAGGAGATTTCGTACATCCATGCGGAAGCCTACGCCGCAGGGGAGTTGAAGCACGGCCCGTTGGCGTTGGTGAGCGATCAGATGCCGGTGGTGGCGGTGGCGCCGAACGATCGGTTGCTGGAGAAGTTGAAGTCGAACATGCACGAGGTGAGCGCACGCAACGGCAAACTGTATGTGTTCTCGGATCTCGACTGCGGTATTACGCCGGGGCCGGATCTGGATGTGATTCGACTGACCGAGCACTACGGCATGCTGTCGCCGATTCTCCACACCATCCCCATGCAGTTGCTCGCGTTTCACGCCGCATTGGCGCGCGGGACAGATGTCGATAAGCCGAGGAATCTGGCGAAGTCGGTAACAGTTGAGTGA
- a CDS encoding Lrp/AsnC family transcriptional regulator: MAGVFLDDLDLRILRALQEDSSITNLELASRVHASAPTCLRRVRALKESGVIQREIAVLDRAKLGPTLIAIVEVSLDRQTAEDFDAFEAFICAEPAVTQCYRVSPGPDFVVVAEVADMPEYDELARRLFKSSSNIRNVRTFFSTRRAKFEANAPIRLAAERQ, encoded by the coding sequence ATGGCAGGCGTATTTCTGGATGATCTGGACCTGCGGATTCTGCGAGCGCTACAAGAGGACTCCTCGATCACCAATCTCGAGCTAGCGTCACGCGTGCATGCGTCGGCGCCCACATGTCTGCGCCGCGTTCGCGCACTCAAGGAAAGCGGCGTCATTCAGCGCGAGATTGCCGTGCTCGATCGGGCGAAGCTTGGCCCGACGCTCATCGCTATCGTAGAAGTCAGCCTCGACCGGCAAACGGCGGAAGACTTCGATGCGTTCGAAGCATTCATCTGCGCCGAGCCCGCTGTCACTCAGTGTTACCGCGTCTCGCCGGGGCCCGACTTCGTCGTGGTGGCTGAAGTCGCCGACATGCCCGAATACGACGAATTGGCGCGACGGCTCTTCAAAAGCTCGTCCAACATTCGCAACGTGCGCACCTTCTTCTCCACGCGCCGGGCCAAGTTCGAGGCGAACGCGCCCATTCGGCTGGCAGCCGAGCGCCAATGA
- a CDS encoding DeoR/GlpR family DNA-binding transcription regulator has protein sequence MDLSDRQTRIVSLFRQHGEMSVDALAEHFGVATQTIRRDVNTLCDANVLRRYHGGARLLTPGPNQPYEVRRVRNLEGKIRIGLAAADRIPDGATVLLGIGTTPEQVAVALVHRKRLTVITNNLRAALVLAANPEHRVIVPGGELRSPNPEILGDEANRLFRAYRADVGVYSVGGIDDDGALLDYDRQEAASREALREASRYRILVADAYKFTRKPNVRGGQLDEQDLVITDAPLPAPLCDRVQSSPEIQVV, from the coding sequence ATGGACCTTTCCGACCGCCAGACCCGCATCGTTTCGCTCTTTCGCCAGCATGGCGAAATGAGTGTCGATGCGCTCGCCGAGCACTTCGGCGTCGCCACGCAAACGATTCGCCGCGACGTGAATACGCTTTGCGATGCCAATGTGCTGCGCCGTTATCACGGCGGCGCACGGTTGCTCACACCCGGGCCGAATCAACCGTACGAAGTCCGGCGCGTGCGCAACCTCGAAGGCAAGATCCGCATCGGGCTTGCCGCCGCCGACCGAATTCCCGACGGCGCCACCGTTCTGCTCGGCATCGGCACCACGCCGGAACAAGTCGCCGTCGCCCTCGTGCATCGCAAGCGCCTGACCGTCATCACCAACAACCTGCGCGCCGCGCTTGTGCTGGCAGCAAACCCCGAACACCGTGTCATCGTGCCCGGCGGCGAACTGCGCTCGCCCAACCCCGAGATTCTGGGCGATGAGGCTAACCGGTTGTTTCGCGCCTATCGCGCCGATGTCGGCGTGTACAGCGTAGGCGGCATCGACGACGACGGCGCACTGCTCGATTACGACCGACAGGAAGCCGCCTCGCGCGAAGCCCTGCGCGAAGCAAGCCGCTACCGGATTCTCGTGGCCGACGCGTACAAGTTCACGCGCAAGCCCAACGTGCGCGGCGGGCAACTCGACGAGCAAGACCTCGTCATCACCGACGCTCCCCTACCCGCTCCGTTGTGCGATCGGGTGCAGTCATCGCCAGAAATTCAGGTCGTCTGA
- a CDS encoding glycerophosphodiester phosphodiesterase family protein gives MPAASSISSISSISTMSSLSRIAAAALLTLTCTAGALMPSAAQAAPLIVAHRGGTGDTPENTVQAFTNALQNGAQALWMTVQVTRDGVPVMYRPADLSALTDGKGKLADLDYADVRKLNAGYSFSRKGADAQTVYPYRDHPLPIPTLREALAAAPANVPVLLDMKQTPAAPLVEAVIKVLDETNAWSRVRLYSTEAEATDRMRARRPQAQLFESRDATRNRLVAAALGGQCVTPPAPGTWAGIEFHRQVEVIERFTLGEGISKVVANWWTPAAVQCFKSQGNVHLVAFGVETPQDYEAASQLGFDAVMTDSPSRLRAALAQPQAATPAK, from the coding sequence ATGCCTGCCGCTTCGTCCATCTCGTCCATCTCGTCCATCTCGACCATGTCGTCACTTTCGCGTATTGCCGCCGCCGCACTGCTCACGCTCACCTGCACCGCCGGCGCGCTGATGCCGTCCGCCGCGCAAGCCGCACCGTTGATCGTCGCGCATCGTGGCGGCACCGGCGACACCCCCGAGAACACCGTGCAAGCCTTCACGAACGCCTTGCAAAACGGTGCGCAAGCGTTGTGGATGACCGTGCAAGTTACGCGCGACGGGGTGCCCGTGATGTACCGCCCGGCCGACCTCTCGGCCCTGACCGATGGCAAGGGCAAGCTGGCCGATCTCGATTACGCCGACGTACGTAAGCTCAACGCCGGCTACAGCTTCTCGCGCAAGGGTGCCGACGCACAGACCGTCTACCCGTATCGCGATCACCCGCTGCCGATCCCGACGTTGCGCGAAGCGCTGGCTGCCGCACCGGCCAATGTGCCCGTGCTGCTCGACATGAAGCAGACGCCTGCCGCACCGCTCGTCGAAGCCGTGATCAAGGTGCTGGACGAGACCAACGCCTGGTCGCGCGTGCGCCTGTATTCCACCGAAGCGGAAGCCACCGACCGCATGCGCGCGCGCCGTCCGCAGGCCCAGTTATTCGAATCGCGCGACGCGACACGTAATCGCCTCGTGGCCGCCGCGCTTGGCGGTCAGTGCGTGACGCCACCCGCACCGGGCACGTGGGCCGGTATCGAATTCCATCGTCAGGTCGAAGTCATCGAGCGCTTCACGCTCGGCGAAGGCATCTCCAAAGTTGTCGCGAACTGGTGGACACCGGCCGCCGTGCAGTGCTTCAAGTCGCAGGGCAACGTGCATCTCGTCGCCTTCGGCGTGGAAACCCCGCAAGACTACGAAGCCGCCTCGCAACTGGGTTTCGATGCCGTCATGACCGATTCGCCGTCGCGCTTGCGCGCCGCCCTCGCCCAACCGCAGGCGGCGACCCCGGCGAAATAA
- a CDS encoding porin yields the protein MKAYSRSSLARAAALAIGCGAASLAPLAHAQSNVTLYGIVDGGIGYASNVASVTKAGAAGRPAVMSGASNTAFQSGTWQGSRWGLQGTEDLGGGLKALFRLENGFSVANGTASQNGAEFGRHAYVGLQDQKLGTITIGRQYDPLIDLVGSVGGTALLSGVAAHPGDVDNLDHSSRVNNSVKYRSPTWAGFTFGAMYGFGGQAGTMGRQNTWGLAGQYAGGPLVWGLAYSHANNDKASAADTTIGSWAGSSESAFGSSINAGYASAKSRDIIATAMTYQIGNNTTLGANYSHTEYSPGTYSRFTRTAKFDTVGVLAMYRFTNAFRLGGGYSFTNVNAPAANASGAKYHQFNLAAFYNLSKRTELYALVGYQKASGATLDAFGNVIDATASVGDAANGMSSATNTQTIVRLGVSHVF from the coding sequence ATGAAGGCTTACTCTCGCTCCTCCCTCGCCCGCGCCGCCGCGTTGGCTATCGGCTGCGGCGCTGCATCGCTCGCCCCGCTCGCGCATGCGCAATCGAACGTCACGCTTTACGGTATCGTCGACGGCGGCATTGGTTACGCCAGCAATGTCGCCTCCGTGACCAAGGCCGGCGCCGCTGGCCGTCCGGCCGTCATGAGTGGCGCGTCGAACACGGCGTTCCAGAGCGGCACGTGGCAAGGCAGCCGCTGGGGCCTGCAAGGCACCGAAGACCTCGGTGGCGGCCTGAAAGCGCTGTTCCGCCTTGAAAACGGCTTCAGCGTCGCCAACGGTACGGCAAGCCAGAACGGCGCCGAGTTCGGCCGCCACGCGTATGTCGGCTTGCAGGACCAGAAGCTTGGCACGATCACCATCGGCCGCCAGTACGATCCGTTGATCGACCTCGTCGGCTCCGTGGGCGGCACCGCGCTGCTCTCCGGCGTCGCTGCACACCCGGGCGACGTCGACAACCTCGACCACAGCTCGCGCGTGAACAACAGCGTGAAGTACCGCTCGCCGACGTGGGCCGGTTTCACGTTCGGTGCCATGTACGGCTTCGGCGGTCAGGCAGGCACGATGGGGCGTCAGAACACATGGGGTCTGGCTGGCCAATATGCAGGCGGCCCGCTCGTCTGGGGCCTCGCGTACTCGCATGCCAACAACGACAAGGCAAGCGCTGCCGACACCACCATCGGTAGCTGGGCAGGTTCGTCGGAATCGGCATTCGGCTCGTCGATCAACGCCGGTTACGCCAGTGCCAAGTCGCGCGACATCATCGCCACGGCCATGACGTATCAGATCGGCAACAACACCACCTTGGGCGCGAACTACAGCCACACCGAGTATTCGCCCGGCACCTACTCGCGCTTCACGCGCACGGCGAAGTTCGACACGGTTGGCGTACTCGCGATGTACCGCTTCACCAACGCGTTCCGTCTGGGTGGCGGTTACAGCTTCACCAATGTGAATGCGCCGGCGGCCAACGCTTCGGGTGCGAAGTACCACCAGTTCAATCTGGCCGCGTTCTACAACCTGTCGAAGCGCACCGAGTTGTATGCCCTGGTGGGTTATCAGAAGGCTTCCGGCGCGACGCTCGACGCGTTCGGCAACGTGATCGACGCCACCGCTTCCGTGGGCGATGCCGCCAACGGCATGTCGTCGGCCACCAACACGCAGACGATCGTGCGTCTGGGCGTCAGCCACGTGTTCTAA
- a CDS encoding AraC family transcriptional regulator, whose protein sequence is MDRLSTLISNFGVRAGVFHSGGLCGVASYGIDSHDGGHMHLLRTGEVALVLEDGTRQDIVEPSLIFFPRRNHHQLLSGEGDRTELVCGSLSFDGGHNNPLVAALPEYLVLPTQSLSTLDLTLNWLFAEAFGSQCGRLAVMDRLFELLVIQLLRHVLEKRIVNRGMLAGLADPRLARALHVIHHQPGDAWTVESLANTANMSRANFAAQFREVIGQSPADYLLDWRIGLAQKRLRDGQPIARVADEVGYDSASALARAFRRKTGASPRDWLRAQMHAVTMLPPPRVTLVPPLPAQAA, encoded by the coding sequence ATGGATCGGCTCTCTACGCTTATTTCGAATTTCGGCGTTCGCGCCGGTGTGTTCCACAGCGGCGGCCTTTGCGGCGTTGCCAGCTACGGCATCGACTCGCACGACGGCGGCCACATGCACCTGCTGCGAACCGGCGAAGTCGCCCTTGTGCTGGAAGACGGCACCCGCCAAGACATCGTCGAACCCTCGCTGATCTTCTTTCCTCGCCGTAATCACCACCAGCTGCTCTCCGGCGAAGGCGATCGCACCGAACTCGTGTGCGGCTCCCTCTCGTTCGACGGCGGGCACAATAATCCGTTGGTCGCCGCGCTGCCCGAATACCTCGTGCTGCCCACGCAGTCGCTCTCGACACTCGATCTGACGCTGAACTGGCTGTTCGCCGAAGCGTTCGGCTCGCAGTGCGGCCGGCTTGCCGTGATGGATCGGCTGTTCGAATTGCTGGTGATTCAACTTCTGCGCCACGTGCTGGAAAAGCGCATCGTCAATCGCGGCATGCTGGCCGGTCTGGCCGACCCGCGACTGGCCCGCGCGCTGCACGTCATTCACCATCAGCCCGGTGACGCGTGGACGGTGGAGTCGCTGGCCAACACCGCTAATATGTCCCGCGCGAATTTCGCCGCGCAGTTCCGTGAAGTCATCGGGCAATCGCCCGCCGACTACTTGCTCGACTGGCGCATCGGACTCGCCCAGAAGCGCCTGCGCGACGGACAACCCATCGCGCGAGTCGCCGATGAGGTCGGCTACGACAGCGCCTCGGCACTGGCGCGCGCGTTCCGCCGTAAAACCGGCGCAAGCCCCCGCGACTGGCTGCGCGCGCAAATGCACGCCGTCACGATGTTGCCGCCCCCGCGCGTGACGCTGGTGCCGCCACTGCCTGCACAAGCCGCCTGA
- a CDS encoding DUF4148 domain-containing protein: MNTRLFAAALVATATLVSASAFAGETQTAYNGDSQTIAQAAPQGMTRAQVREELRQARASGQLDQSLETYPSLLQQRTSAGLSRAQVRSQIGTAATVGDNRA, from the coding sequence ATGAATACCCGCCTCTTTGCTGCTGCTCTGGTTGCTACCGCAACGCTCGTTTCCGCTTCGGCCTTCGCCGGAGAAACCCAAACCGCCTATAACGGCGATTCGCAAACCATCGCGCAAGCCGCCCCGCAAGGCATGACCCGTGCGCAAGTCCGCGAAGAACTGCGTCAAGCCCGTGCTTCGGGTCAACTCGACCAATCGCTGGAAACCTACCCGTCGCTGCTGCAACAACGCACATCTGCCGGCCTGTCGCGCGCGCAAGTTCGCTCGCAAATCGGTACGGCCGCCACGGTTGGCGATAACCGCGCTTAA